A window from Streptomyces sp. NBC_00271 encodes these proteins:
- the ruvA gene encoding Holliday junction branch migration protein RuvA, whose amino-acid sequence MIAFVSGPVAALAPDSAVVEVGGIGIAVQCSPNTLSGLRMGQQTKLATSLVVREDSLTLYGFADDDERGTFELLQTASGVGPRLAQAMLATHSPDALRRAIATGDEKTLTAVPGIGKRGAQKLLLELKDRLGELLGTSTGIGAPVSTGWRDQLHAALIGLGYATREADEAVSAVAPQAEAAEGTPQVGQLLKAALQTLNRAR is encoded by the coding sequence ATGATCGCCTTCGTCAGCGGCCCGGTCGCCGCCCTCGCCCCGGACTCCGCGGTCGTCGAGGTCGGCGGCATCGGCATCGCCGTCCAGTGCTCGCCCAACACGCTCTCCGGGCTCCGGATGGGACAGCAGACCAAGCTCGCCACCTCCCTCGTCGTGCGCGAGGACTCCCTGACGCTGTACGGCTTCGCGGACGACGACGAGCGCGGAACCTTCGAGCTGCTCCAGACCGCCAGCGGTGTCGGCCCCCGCCTCGCCCAGGCCATGCTCGCCACGCACTCGCCCGACGCCCTGCGCCGCGCGATCGCCACGGGTGACGAGAAGACGCTCACGGCCGTACCCGGCATCGGCAAGAGGGGAGCTCAGAAGCTCCTGCTGGAGCTCAAGGACCGGCTCGGCGAGCTCCTCGGCACGAGCACCGGCATCGGCGCCCCGGTCAGCACCGGCTGGCGCGACCAGCTGCACGCCGCGCTGATCGGCCTCGGGTACGCCACGCGCGAGGCCGACGAGGCCGTCTCCGCCGTCGCCCCGCAGGCCGAGGCCGCCGAGGGCACACCCCAGGTGGGCCAGCTGCTCAAGGCCGCCCTCCAGACCCTCAACCGCGCCCGCTGA
- the pdxS gene encoding pyridoxal 5'-phosphate synthase lyase subunit PdxS, whose amino-acid sequence MSSTLSNTAQPAENTATGTARVKRGMAEQLKGGVIMDVVNAEQAKIAEDAGAVAVMALERVPADIRKDGGVARMSDPNMIEEIIDAVSIPVMAKSRIGHFVEAQVLQSLGVDYIDESEVLTPADEVNHSDKWAFTTPFVCGATNLGEALRRIAEGAAMIRSKGEAGTGNVVEAVRHLRQIKNEIARLRGFDNNELYAAAKDLRAPYELVKEVAELGKLPVVLFSAGGVATPADAALMRQLGAEGVFVGSGIFKSGDPAKRAAAIVKATTFYDDPKIIADASRNLGEAMVGINCDTLPETERYANRGW is encoded by the coding sequence GTGTCCAGCACGCTCTCCAACACCGCCCAGCCCGCCGAGAACACCGCAACCGGCACCGCCCGCGTCAAGCGCGGAATGGCCGAGCAGCTCAAGGGCGGCGTGATCATGGACGTGGTCAACGCCGAGCAGGCGAAGATCGCCGAGGACGCCGGCGCCGTGGCCGTCATGGCCCTGGAGCGGGTGCCCGCCGACATCCGCAAGGACGGCGGCGTGGCCCGTATGTCGGACCCGAACATGATCGAGGAGATCATCGACGCGGTCTCCATCCCCGTCATGGCCAAGTCCCGCATCGGCCACTTCGTCGAGGCCCAGGTCCTCCAGTCCCTCGGTGTCGACTACATCGACGAGTCCGAGGTCCTCACCCCGGCCGACGAGGTCAACCACTCCGACAAGTGGGCCTTCACGACCCCCTTCGTCTGCGGTGCGACCAACCTGGGCGAGGCCCTGCGCCGCATCGCCGAGGGCGCCGCCATGATCCGCTCCAAGGGTGAGGCCGGCACCGGCAACGTCGTCGAGGCCGTCCGTCACCTGCGCCAGATCAAGAACGAGATCGCCCGTCTGCGCGGCTTCGACAACAACGAGCTGTACGCCGCCGCCAAGGACCTGCGCGCCCCGTACGAGCTGGTCAAGGAGGTCGCCGAGCTCGGCAAGCTCCCGGTCGTGCTGTTCTCCGCCGGTGGTGTCGCGACCCCCGCCGACGCGGCTCTCATGCGTCAGCTCGGCGCCGAGGGCGTCTTCGTGGGCTCCGGCATCTTCAAGTCCGGCGACCCGGCCAAGCGCGCCGCCGCCATCGTGAAGGCGACCACCTTCTACGACGACCCGAAGATCATCGCGGACGCCTCCCGCAACCTGGGCGAGGCCATGGTCGGCATCAACTGCGACACCCTCCCCGAGACCGAGCGCTACGCCAACCGCGGCTGGTAA
- the secF gene encoding protein translocase subunit SecF, with the protein MSKLGTLGARLHRGEIGYDFVGKRKIWYGISILITITAILGLTVRGLNMGIEFQGGAVFTTEKTSVSVSQAETYAQEASGHDAVVQKLGNGGLRIQIAGIDTDKSDKIKDELAKDLNVNSEKINADLVGPSWGEQIANKAWEGLAIFMVLVVIYLAIAFEWRMAVAALVALIHDITITVGIYALVGFEVTPGTVIGLLTILGYSLYDTVVVFDSLKEQTKDITKQTRYTYSEIADRSINGTLVRSINTTVVALLPVAGLLFIGGGVLGAGMLNDISLSLFVGLAAGAYSSIFIATPLVADLKEREPQMKALRKRVLAKRAQAAAKGEPLESEVTEVMLDDEPEDDGPMVVGPRNQPASRNRGRGRPSGKRR; encoded by the coding sequence ATGTCGAAACTCGGCACCCTCGGCGCCCGGCTCCACCGCGGCGAGATCGGCTACGACTTCGTCGGCAAGCGCAAGATCTGGTACGGCATCTCGATCCTGATCACCATCACGGCCATCCTCGGCCTGACGGTGCGCGGCCTGAACATGGGCATCGAGTTCCAGGGCGGCGCCGTCTTCACCACCGAGAAGACCAGCGTCTCGGTGTCCCAGGCCGAGACGTACGCGCAGGAGGCGTCCGGCCACGACGCGGTCGTCCAGAAGCTCGGCAACGGTGGTCTGCGCATCCAGATCGCCGGCATCGACACGGACAAGTCCGACAAGATCAAGGACGAGCTCGCCAAGGACCTGAACGTCAACTCGGAGAAGATCAACGCCGACCTGGTCGGCCCCAGTTGGGGTGAGCAGATCGCCAACAAGGCCTGGGAGGGCCTGGCGATCTTCATGGTCCTCGTCGTGATCTACCTGGCGATCGCCTTCGAGTGGCGCATGGCCGTGGCCGCGCTCGTCGCCCTGATCCACGACATCACCATCACGGTCGGCATCTACGCCCTGGTCGGCTTCGAGGTCACCCCGGGCACCGTGATCGGTCTGCTCACCATCCTCGGTTACTCGCTGTACGACACGGTCGTCGTCTTCGACAGCCTCAAGGAGCAGACGAAGGACATCACCAAGCAGACCCGCTACACGTACAGCGAGATCGCCGACCGCTCGATCAACGGCACCCTGGTCCGTTCGATCAACACCACGGTCGTCGCGCTGCTGCCGGTCGCGGGCCTGCTGTTCATCGGTGGCGGTGTGCTCGGCGCGGGCATGCTCAACGACATCTCGCTGTCGCTGTTCGTCGGCCTCGCGGCCGGTGCGTACTCCTCGATCTTCATCGCCACGCCGCTCGTCGCCGACCTCAAGGAGCGCGAGCCGCAGATGAAGGCCCTCAGGAAGCGCGTCCTCGCCAAGCGGGCCCAGGCCGCCGCGAAGGGCGAGCCCCTGGAGTCCGAGGTCACCGAGGTGATGCTGGACGACGAGCCGGAGGACGACGGGCCCATGGTCGTCGGCCCGCGCAACCAGCCCGCGTCCCGCAACCGCGGTCGCGGCCGACCCTCGGGGAAGCGCCGATGA
- the secD gene encoding protein translocase subunit SecD has product MAAPKKGRSASAQSRPGRSLAFILIAIAALTGGMFLSGHPTPRLGIDLAGGTSITLTAKNEPGQPNAINKTNMNTAVDIMNRRVNGLGVSEAEVQTQGSDNIIVNIPKGTNSKEARAQVGTTAQLYFRPVLATEVSGSAASASPSPSASSSSSSKATDKATDKATSSSSASPTASATSQGRAVTDALKADSTPSASSSASSSASPSASSSASPSASSSASASAAATKLQAQYAALDCTDEAQRAKAGEGSKATDPTVACGKNSSGQWQKYVLGPAEVKGTDIKSAAAVFDTQSAAGWKVTMEFTSGGSKKFADITGKLAKNQSPQNQFAIVLDGDVVSDPFVQQALTGGSAEISGSFDQTEAQSLANMLKYGALPLTFKESSVTTVTAALGGEQLHAGLIAGAIGLGLVVIYLVVYYRGLSIIAIPSLLVSGALTYVIMALLGPTIGFALNLPAVCGAIVAIGITADSFIVFFERIRDEIREGRSLRPAVERAWPRARRTILVSDFVSFLAAAVLFIVTVGKVQGFAFTLGLTTVLDVVVVFFFTKPLMTLLARRKFYASGHKWSGLDPKALGAKPPLRRTRRPSAPVDPKEA; this is encoded by the coding sequence GTGGCAGCACCGAAGAAGGGCCGGAGCGCGAGCGCCCAGAGCAGGCCGGGGCGCTCGCTGGCCTTCATCCTGATCGCCATCGCGGCGCTCACGGGGGGGATGTTCCTCTCCGGGCATCCCACCCCGCGTCTCGGCATCGACCTCGCCGGCGGCACGAGCATCACGCTCACGGCGAAGAACGAGCCGGGCCAGCCGAACGCGATCAACAAGACCAACATGAACACCGCGGTCGACATCATGAACCGCCGTGTCAACGGTCTCGGCGTTTCTGAGGCCGAGGTGCAGACCCAGGGATCCGACAACATCATTGTCAACATCCCCAAGGGCACGAATTCCAAGGAAGCCCGGGCCCAGGTCGGCACCACCGCGCAGCTCTACTTCCGCCCGGTCCTGGCCACCGAGGTCTCCGGTTCGGCCGCGTCGGCCAGCCCGTCCCCCAGCGCTTCGAGCAGCTCCTCCTCGAAGGCCACGGACAAGGCCACCGACAAGGCGACCTCGTCGAGCTCCGCGAGCCCGACGGCCTCCGCCACGTCCCAGGGCCGCGCGGTCACCGACGCCCTGAAGGCCGACTCCACGCCGTCCGCGAGCAGCTCCGCGAGCTCCTCGGCCAGCCCCTCGGCCTCCTCCAGCGCCTCGCCGTCGGCGAGCAGCAGCGCGAGCGCCAGTGCCGCGGCCACCAAGCTCCAGGCTCAGTACGCCGCGCTCGACTGCACCGACGAGGCGCAGCGCGCCAAGGCCGGCGAAGGCTCCAAGGCCACCGACCCCACCGTGGCCTGTGGCAAGAACTCCTCGGGCCAGTGGCAGAAGTACGTCCTCGGCCCCGCCGAGGTCAAGGGCACGGACATCAAGAGCGCCGCGGCGGTCTTCGACACCCAGAGCGCGGCGGGCTGGAAGGTCACCATGGAGTTCACCTCCGGTGGCTCCAAGAAGTTCGCCGACATCACCGGCAAGCTCGCGAAGAACCAGTCCCCGCAGAACCAGTTCGCGATCGTCCTCGACGGTGATGTCGTCTCCGACCCGTTCGTCCAGCAGGCGCTGACCGGCGGCAGTGCGGAGATTTCCGGCAGCTTCGACCAGACCGAGGCGCAGAGCCTGGCGAACATGCTGAAGTACGGCGCGCTGCCGCTCACCTTCAAGGAGTCGAGCGTCACCACGGTGACCGCCGCGCTCGGCGGCGAGCAGCTGCACGCCGGTCTGATCGCGGGCGCCATCGGCCTCGGCCTGGTCGTCATCTACCTGGTGGTCTACTACCGGGGCCTGTCGATCATCGCCATCCCCTCCCTGCTGGTCTCGGGCGCCCTCACCTACGTGATCATGGCGCTGCTCGGCCCCACCATCGGCTTCGCACTGAACCTGCCTGCGGTCTGTGGTGCGATCGTCGCGATCGGCATCACAGCGGACTCGTTCATCGTGTTCTTCGAGCGCATCCGGGACGAGATCCGCGAGGGCCGCTCCCTGCGCCCGGCCGTCGAGCGTGCCTGGCCGCGCGCCCGGCGCACCATCCTGGTCTCCGACTTCGTGTCGTTCCTCGCCGCCGCGGTGCTCTTCATCGTCACCGTCGGCAAGGTCCAGGGCTTCGCGTTCACGCTCGGTCTGACCACGGTGCTCGACGTGGTCGTCGTGTTCTTCTTCACCAAGCCGCTGATGACGCTCCTCGCCCGCCGGAAGTTCTACGCGAGCGGCCACAAGTGGTCCGGCCTCGACCCCAAGGCCCTGGGCGCCAAACCACCACTGCGCCGTACGCGCCGTCCCTCCGCCCCCGTCGACCCGAAGGAGGCGTGA
- a CDS encoding glycosyltransferase family 4 protein has protein sequence MRIGIVCPYSWDVPGGVQFHIRDLAEHLIRRGHEVSVLAPADDETPLPPYVVSAGRAVPVPYNGSVARLNFGFLSAARVRRWLHDGTFDVIHIHEPASPSLGLLACWAAQGPIVATFHTSNPRSRAMVAAYSILQAALEKISARIAVSEYARRTLVEHLGGDAVVIPNGVDVDFFARAKPKPEWQGDTLGFIGRIDEPRKGLPVLMKALPKILAERPGTRLLVAGRGDEEEAVESLPAEMRSRVEFLGMVSDEDKARFLRSVDLYVAPNTGGESFGIILVEAMSAGAPVLASDIDAFAQVLDQGAAGELFANEDADDLAAAALRLLGDPERRAELRARGSAHVRRFDWSTVGADILSVYETVTDGAAAVAADERTGLRARFGLARD, from the coding sequence GTGAGGATCGGCATCGTCTGCCCCTACTCCTGGGACGTGCCGGGCGGCGTCCAGTTCCACATCCGTGACCTGGCCGAACACCTCATCCGCCGCGGGCACGAGGTGTCCGTGCTCGCTCCCGCGGACGACGAGACACCGTTGCCGCCGTACGTCGTCTCGGCGGGCCGCGCGGTTCCGGTGCCCTACAACGGCTCCGTGGCGCGCCTGAACTTCGGCTTCCTGTCGGCGGCCCGGGTGCGGCGCTGGCTGCACGACGGCACCTTCGACGTGATCCACATCCACGAGCCGGCCTCCCCCTCGCTCGGCCTGCTCGCGTGCTGGGCCGCGCAGGGCCCCATCGTCGCCACCTTCCACACCTCCAACCCGCGCTCCCGGGCCATGGTCGCCGCGTACTCGATCCTGCAGGCGGCCCTGGAGAAGATCAGCGCGCGGATCGCGGTGAGCGAGTACGCCCGCCGCACCCTCGTCGAGCACCTGGGCGGCGACGCGGTCGTCATCCCGAACGGCGTCGACGTCGACTTCTTCGCCCGCGCCAAGCCCAAGCCCGAGTGGCAGGGCGACACCCTCGGCTTCATCGGCCGCATCGACGAGCCCCGCAAGGGCCTGCCCGTCCTCATGAAGGCCCTGCCCAAGATCCTCGCCGAGCGTCCGGGGACCCGGCTCCTGGTCGCCGGACGCGGTGACGAGGAGGAGGCCGTCGAGTCCCTGCCCGCCGAGATGCGCTCGCGCGTCGAGTTCCTCGGCATGGTCAGCGACGAGGACAAGGCCCGCTTCCTGCGCAGCGTCGACCTGTACGTGGCGCCCAACACCGGCGGCGAGAGCTTCGGCATCATCCTCGTGGAGGCGATGTCGGCGGGCGCGCCGGTGCTGGCCTCCGACATCGACGCGTTCGCGCAGGTCCTCGACCAGGGCGCGGCCGGCGAACTCTTCGCCAACGAGGACGCGGACGACCTGGCCGCCGCGGCCCTGCGGCTGCTCGGCGACCCCGAGCGCCGGGCCGAACTCCGCGCGCGGGGCAGCGCCCACGTACGGCGCTTCGACTGGTCGACCGTCGGCGCGGACATCCTGTCCGTCTACGAGACGGTGACGGATGGTGCGGCGGCGGTCGCCGCGGACGAACGCACGGGGCTGCGGGCGAGGTTCGGACTGGCCCGGGACTGA
- a CDS encoding adenine phosphoribosyltransferase: MTELTDITTLLLSRIRDVADYPEPGVMFKDITPLLADPAAFTALTDALAEIAVRAEATKIVGLEARGFILGAPVSVRAGIGFIPVRKAGKLPGATLSQAYDLEYGSAEIEIHAEDLSAADRVLVVDDVLATGGTAEASLQLIRRAGAEVAGVAVLMELGFLGGRGRLEPALAGAPLEALLKI; this comes from the coding sequence ATGACCGAGCTCACGGACATCACGACGCTGCTGCTCAGCCGTATCCGCGACGTGGCCGACTACCCGGAGCCGGGTGTGATGTTCAAGGACATCACCCCGCTCCTGGCGGACCCGGCGGCCTTCACGGCGCTCACCGACGCCCTGGCGGAGATCGCCGTGCGCGCCGAGGCCACGAAGATCGTCGGTCTGGAGGCCCGTGGCTTCATCCTCGGCGCCCCGGTCTCCGTCCGCGCCGGGATCGGCTTCATCCCCGTACGCAAGGCGGGCAAGCTCCCCGGAGCGACCCTGTCGCAGGCGTACGACCTGGAGTACGGCTCGGCCGAGATCGAGATACACGCCGAGGACCTGAGCGCGGCCGACCGCGTCCTGGTCGTCGACGACGTCCTCGCCACCGGCGGCACCGCCGAGGCCTCGCTCCAGCTCATCCGCCGGGCGGGCGCCGAGGTCGCGGGCGTCGCCGTGCTCATGGAGCTCGGGTTCCTCGGCGGCCGCGGCCGTCTGGAGCCGGCTCTCGCGGGCGCTCCGCTGGAGGCGCTCCTCAAGATCTGA
- the ruvB gene encoding Holliday junction branch migration DNA helicase RuvB produces MNWDHTTDESDAERLVGASADREDQAVEAALRPKDLDEFIGQEKVREQLDLVLRAARARGATADHVLLSGAPGLGKTTLSMIIAAEMGAPIRITSGPAIQHAGDLAAILSSLQEGEVLFLDEIHRMSRPAEEMLYMAMEDFRVDVIVGKGPGATAIPLELPPFTLVGATTRAGLLPPPLRDRFGFTAHMEFYEPAELQRVIHRSAHLLDVEIGSEGAAEIAGRSRGTPRIANRLLRRVRDYAQVKADGIITREIAGAALKVYEVDARGLDRLDRGVLEALLKLFGGGPVGLSTLAVAVGEERETVEEVAEPFLVREGLLARTPRGRVATPAAWAHLGLTPPRQSTGGNGQGDLFGA; encoded by the coding sequence GTGAACTGGGACCACACGACCGACGAGAGCGACGCCGAGCGGCTCGTCGGCGCGTCCGCCGACCGTGAGGACCAGGCCGTCGAGGCGGCCCTGCGCCCCAAGGACCTGGACGAGTTCATCGGCCAGGAAAAGGTCCGCGAGCAGCTCGACCTCGTCCTGCGCGCCGCCCGCGCGCGCGGCGCCACCGCCGACCACGTGCTGCTCTCCGGCGCCCCCGGCCTCGGCAAGACCACCCTCTCGATGATCATCGCCGCCGAGATGGGCGCCCCCATCCGCATCACCAGCGGCCCCGCCATCCAGCACGCCGGTGACCTGGCGGCGATCCTCTCCTCGCTCCAGGAGGGCGAGGTGCTGTTCCTCGACGAGATCCACCGCATGTCCCGGCCCGCCGAGGAGATGCTCTACATGGCGATGGAGGACTTCCGCGTCGACGTGATCGTCGGCAAGGGCCCCGGCGCCACCGCGATCCCACTGGAGCTGCCGCCGTTCACGCTGGTCGGCGCCACCACGCGCGCGGGTCTGCTGCCACCCCCGCTGCGCGACCGCTTCGGCTTCACCGCGCACATGGAGTTCTACGAGCCCGCGGAGCTCCAGCGCGTCATCCACCGTTCCGCGCATCTCCTCGACGTGGAGATCGGCTCGGAAGGCGCCGCCGAGATCGCGGGGCGCTCCCGCGGCACGCCCCGTATCGCCAACCGTCTGCTGCGCCGCGTCCGGGACTACGCGCAGGTCAAGGCGGACGGGATCATCACGCGCGAGATCGCCGGGGCCGCGCTCAAGGTCTACGAGGTCGACGCCCGTGGCCTCGACCGGCTCGACCGCGGTGTTCTGGAGGCCCTGCTCAAGCTGTTCGGCGGCGGCCCGGTCGGTCTGTCCACGCTCGCGGTCGCGGTGGGGGAGGAGCGTGAGACCGTCGAGGAGGTCGCCGAGCCCTTCCTCGTACGGGAGGGACTGCTCGCCCGTACACCGCGCGGCCGGGTGGCGACCCCGGCCGCATGGGCCCATCTCGGTCTGACGCCGCCGCGCCAGTCAACGGGGGGAAACGGACAAGGGGACCTGTTCGGGGCGTGA
- a CDS encoding YebC/PmpR family DNA-binding transcriptional regulator: protein MSGHSKWATTKHKKAVIDAKRGKLFAKMIKNIEVAARTGGADPGGNPTLFDAIQKAKKSSVPNKNIDSAVKRGAGLEAGGADYETIMYEGYGPNGVAVLIECLTDNRNRAASDVRVAMTRNGGNMADPGSVSYLFNRKGVVIVPKGELTEDDVLGAVLDAGAEEVNDLGESFEVISEATDLVAVRTALQDAGVDYDSAEANFVPTMQVELDEEGARKIFKLIDALEDSDDVQNVFANFDVSDDVMAKVDA from the coding sequence ATGTCCGGCCACTCTAAATGGGCTACGACGAAGCACAAGAAGGCCGTGATCGACGCCAAGCGCGGCAAGCTCTTCGCGAAGATGATCAAGAATATCGAAGTCGCGGCCCGCACCGGTGGCGCCGACCCGGGCGGCAACCCGACGCTGTTCGACGCCATCCAGAAGGCCAAGAAGAGCTCGGTCCCGAACAAGAACATCGACTCCGCGGTCAAGCGCGGCGCCGGTCTCGAGGCCGGTGGCGCCGACTACGAGACGATCATGTACGAGGGTTACGGGCCGAACGGTGTCGCGGTGCTCATCGAGTGCCTCACCGACAACCGCAACCGCGCCGCCTCGGACGTCCGCGTCGCCATGACGCGCAACGGCGGCAACATGGCCGACCCGGGCTCCGTCTCGTACCTCTTCAACCGCAAGGGCGTCGTCATCGTCCCCAAGGGCGAGCTGACCGAGGACGACGTCCTGGGTGCCGTGCTCGACGCGGGTGCCGAAGAGGTCAACGACCTGGGCGAGTCCTTCGAGGTCATCTCCGAGGCCACCGACCTGGTCGCGGTCCGCACGGCCCTCCAGGACGCCGGCGTCGACTACGACTCCGCCGAGGCCAACTTCGTCCCGACCATGCAGGTCGAGCTCGACGAAGAGGGCGCCCGGAAGATCTTCAAGCTGATCGACGCCCTGGAGGACAGCGACGACGTGCAGAACGTCTTCGCCAACTTCGACGTGAGCGACGACGTGATGGCCAAGGTCGACGCCTGA
- the ruvC gene encoding crossover junction endodeoxyribonuclease RuvC: MRVLGVDPGLTRCGVGVVEGVAGRPLTMRGVGVVRTPADAELGLRLVAIEQGIEQWLDEYEPEVVAVERVFSQHNVRTVMGTAQASAVAMLCAARRGLTVALHTPSEVKAAVTGSGRADKAQVGAMVTRLLRLDAPPKPADAADALALAICHIWRAPAQNRLQQAVAQNRLQQAAALHASKPASHHASKGRTA, translated from the coding sequence GTGCGGGTGCTGGGCGTTGACCCGGGGCTGACCCGATGCGGTGTCGGGGTGGTCGAAGGAGTCGCGGGCCGACCCCTGACCATGCGCGGCGTCGGGGTCGTACGCACTCCGGCGGACGCCGAGTTGGGCCTGCGCCTCGTCGCCATCGAGCAGGGCATCGAGCAGTGGCTCGACGAGTACGAGCCCGAAGTCGTCGCCGTGGAGCGGGTGTTCAGCCAGCACAATGTGCGGACGGTGATGGGCACGGCCCAGGCAAGCGCCGTCGCCATGCTCTGCGCCGCGCGCCGCGGCCTGACGGTCGCCCTGCACACCCCGAGCGAGGTCAAGGCCGCCGTCACCGGCAGCGGACGCGCGGACAAGGCCCAGGTGGGTGCCATGGTCACCAGGCTGCTCAGGCTCGACGCGCCGCCCAAACCCGCCGACGCGGCGGACGCCCTCGCCCTGGCCATCTGTCACATCTGGCGCGCCCCCGCGCAGAACCGACTCCAGCAGGCCGTCGCGCAGAACCGGCTCCAGCAAGCCGCCGCCCTGCACGCGTCGAAACCCGCATCGCACCACGCTTCGAAAGGCCGTACCGCATGA
- the yajC gene encoding preprotein translocase subunit YajC gives MSLVTLLPFIVLIGAMFLMTRSAKKKQQQAASMRNEMQPGSGVRTIGGMYATVKEVNEDSVLLDAGPGVDLLFAKNAIGAVLSDDEYNRIVHGAEHDLDADGSVVPDDASSLTETDEPAADASSDASDDKPLDLSKKDAAAEPSDKPAEAKADEADEAEPKKTDGESDAK, from the coding sequence GTGAGTCTCGTGACCCTCCTCCCGTTCATCGTGCTCATCGGGGCCATGTTCCTGATGACCCGGTCGGCCAAGAAGAAGCAGCAGCAGGCCGCTTCCATGCGCAATGAGATGCAGCCCGGCTCCGGCGTGCGCACGATCGGTGGCATGTACGCCACTGTCAAGGAGGTCAACGAGGACTCGGTCCTCCTTGACGCCGGCCCGGGCGTCGACCTGCTGTTTGCGAAGAACGCGATCGGCGCGGTGCTCTCCGACGACGAGTACAACCGCATCGTCCACGGCGCCGAGCACGACCTGGATGCGGACGGGTCGGTCGTCCCCGACGACGCCTCCTCCCTCACCGAGACCGACGAGCCCGCCGCCGACGCCTCTTCCGACGCCTCCGACGACAAGCCCCTCGACCTCAGCAAGAAGGACGCGGCCGCCGAGCCGTCCGACAAGCCCGCCGAGGCGAAGGCCGACGAGGCCGACGAAGCAGAGCCGAAGAAGACCGACGGCGAGTCCGACGCGAAGTAG
- the pdxT gene encoding pyridoxal 5'-phosphate synthase glutaminase subunit PdxT, which translates to MTDVPVIGVLALQGDVREHLIALAAADAVARPVRRPEELAEVDGLVIPGGESTTISKLAVLFGLMEPLRARVRAGMPVYGTCAGMIMLADKILDPRSGQETIGGIDMIVRRNAFGRQNESFEAAVDVRGVEGDPVEGVFIRAPWVESVGAAAEVLAEHEGHIVAVRQGTALATSFHPELTGDHRVHGLFVDMVRANRIPESL; encoded by the coding sequence ATGACTGACGTACCTGTCATAGGCGTCCTGGCTCTCCAGGGCGACGTACGGGAGCACCTCATCGCCCTGGCCGCGGCCGACGCCGTGGCCAGGCCGGTGCGGCGTCCCGAGGAGCTCGCCGAGGTGGACGGCCTGGTCATCCCCGGCGGCGAGTCCACCACCATCTCCAAGCTGGCCGTCCTGTTCGGATTGATGGAGCCCCTCCGCGCGCGCGTGCGCGCAGGCATGCCCGTCTACGGCACCTGCGCCGGCATGATCATGCTCGCCGACAAGATCCTCGACCCGCGCTCGGGCCAGGAGACGATCGGCGGCATCGACATGATCGTGCGCCGCAACGCCTTCGGACGTCAGAACGAGTCCTTCGAAGCGGCGGTCGACGTCCGGGGCGTCGAGGGCGATCCTGTAGAGGGCGTCTTCATCCGCGCCCCCTGGGTCGAGTCCGTGGGAGCCGCGGCCGAAGTGCTCGCCGAGCACGAGGGTCACATCGTCGCCGTACGTCAGGGAACCGCGCTCGCCACGTCGTTCCACCCGGAACTGACCGGTGACCACCGCGTGCACGGCCTGTTCGTCGACATGGTGCGCGCGAACCGGATACCGGAGTCCTTGTAG